The following proteins come from a genomic window of Paenibacillus swuensis:
- a CDS encoding methyltransferase domain-containing protein, whose amino-acid sequence MIEIKDSNVDVTLIMEEIKKDLIERNITEDLNDPMIDLKVLYSAHGQTNEDLMELLDSNQRLNRSWNYDSNFEITSHRRFIGPFIVTAKKVIRKITRWYVGVNFQRQIDFNANLVRYLNQQLKSTQTNPHSEKERMNFINKLDEKQAKLVYQNNTLTQELQKLTAKIATLESQAEMVKTVSDKFEKQVAIMNESLQRLTEERNNDLFKVSQINSNMIQQFNHLQAVANIHNHQLKNMQQNQPGNIQERIGNDSETSEKTYFDYFEFEEQYRGPREMIKGKQSQYLKYWNKPNLLVLDIGCGRGEFTELLNETGIDTISIDLNKDAVDFCNRIGIPAVHGDALVYLKQLDDDSIDGVFLGQVIEHLTLEQILEVAQVAYQKLRKDGWFIAETPNPMSLSIFAQSFYLDPTHTKPVHPFTAKFILESKGYKDVELQYFSPNEERLIVPALKLEHENEDTANRFNETISIMNEFIFGKQDYFVAGKK is encoded by the coding sequence AGAAGGATTTGATAGAACGAAATATAACTGAGGATTTAAATGATCCAATGATCGATTTAAAGGTGCTGTATAGCGCGCATGGCCAAACGAACGAGGATTTGATGGAGTTATTAGATTCGAATCAGCGTTTAAACCGTTCGTGGAATTATGACAGTAATTTTGAAATTACCTCACACCGCAGATTCATTGGCCCTTTCATTGTTACAGCAAAGAAAGTGATAAGAAAGATCACAAGATGGTATGTAGGTGTTAACTTTCAGAGACAAATTGATTTTAATGCAAATTTAGTAAGATATTTAAATCAGCAGTTAAAATCAACTCAAACTAATCCTCATTCTGAAAAAGAGAGAATGAATTTCATCAATAAACTAGATGAGAAACAAGCAAAACTAGTTTATCAAAATAATACACTGACTCAAGAGTTACAAAAACTAACGGCTAAAATTGCAACTTTAGAGTCACAAGCCGAAATGGTTAAAACCGTTAGTGATAAATTTGAAAAACAAGTTGCTATAATGAATGAAAGTTTACAACGCTTGACCGAAGAACGCAACAATGATTTATTTAAAGTTTCACAAATAAACAGCAATATGATTCAACAATTTAACCATCTTCAAGCAGTTGCAAATATTCATAATCACCAGTTGAAGAATATGCAACAGAATCAGCCTGGCAACATCCAGGAAAGAATCGGTAATGATTCTGAGACTAGTGAGAAAACATATTTTGACTATTTTGAATTCGAAGAGCAATATCGTGGACCCCGAGAAATGATTAAAGGTAAACAAAGTCAGTATCTAAAATATTGGAATAAACCCAATTTGTTAGTTCTGGATATTGGTTGTGGCCGTGGAGAATTTACAGAACTACTAAATGAAACCGGAATAGATACTATTTCAATAGATTTAAACAAAGATGCGGTTGATTTTTGTAATAGGATCGGAATTCCAGCAGTTCATGGAGATGCTTTAGTTTATCTTAAACAACTTGATGATGATTCGATAGACGGTGTATTTTTAGGTCAAGTTATTGAACATCTGACTTTGGAACAAATACTTGAGGTAGCACAGGTTGCCTATCAGAAGCTTAGAAAAGACGGATGGTTTATAGCTGAGACCCCTAACCCGATGTCATTATCTATATTTGCCCAAAGTTTCTACCTGGACCCGACACATACTAAGCCAGTGCACCCATTCACTGCTAAATTTATATTGGAGTCGAAGGGTTACAAAGATGTTGAGCTTCAATATTTCTCACCGAATGAAGAAAGATTAATTGTCCCTGCTTTGAAATTGGAGCATGAGAATGAAGACACTGCTAATCGATTTAATGAAACCATAAGCATAATGAACGAGTTTATATTTGGTAAACAGGATTATTTTGTTGCAGGCAAAAAGTAA
- a CDS encoding glycosyltransferase family 4 protein, producing the protein MEINQLLSTVSYGDAVSNSALTIMRLLRDHGIKSNIYAENVHPKLKQIVKDISDCPKNKNIIYHKSIGSQISETIRHYKKKKVMIYHNITPSQFFSGYSNDAEHLCKWGREQLGTLKPHVDAAFGDSEYNCNELINLGYENVNVLPLLVNFNDFEETQPNSKILENISKVKGTKLLFVGRIAPNKKQEDIIKTFYVYKKYFDAESKLYLVGNYLGMERYYLELKKLISIYNLDRDVVISGHVTFDEIVAYYQKSDVFLVMSEHEGFCVPLLEAMHHEIPIVCFNSSALPETLGNGGILFKEKNHQVVAGVIHYLQKNPQLRDTIITNQKRILEEQGSEKTSKDFIEKILSVF; encoded by the coding sequence ATGGAGATAAACCAGCTATTATCAACTGTGTCTTACGGTGATGCTGTAAGTAACTCTGCTCTAACCATTATGCGGTTATTAAGAGATCATGGCATCAAATCTAATATTTATGCTGAAAATGTACACCCTAAACTTAAACAGATTGTAAAGGATATTAGCGATTGTCCTAAAAACAAAAATATTATATATCACAAGTCTATAGGCAGTCAGATTTCAGAGACAATTAGACATTATAAAAAGAAGAAAGTAATGATTTATCACAACATAACTCCATCGCAATTCTTCAGTGGTTATTCTAATGATGCTGAACATCTGTGTAAATGGGGTAGGGAGCAATTGGGAACTTTAAAGCCACATGTAGATGCTGCGTTCGGTGATTCTGAGTACAATTGCAATGAACTGATAAACTTGGGATACGAGAATGTAAATGTCTTACCTCTATTAGTTAATTTTAATGATTTTGAGGAAACGCAACCTAATTCAAAAATACTCGAAAATATAAGCAAAGTAAAAGGAACTAAATTACTGTTTGTAGGTAGAATCGCACCAAATAAGAAGCAAGAAGACATAATTAAGACATTCTACGTTTATAAGAAATATTTTGATGCCGAATCTAAATTATATTTGGTTGGTAATTATCTGGGCATGGAAAGATACTACTTAGAATTGAAGAAACTAATATCCATCTACAATCTTGATCGAGATGTAGTAATTAGTGGACATGTTACATTTGATGAAATTGTTGCTTATTATCAAAAATCAGATGTATTTTTAGTTATGAGTGAGCATGAGGGGTTTTGTGTACCTCTATTAGAAGCAATGCATCATGAAATACCGATTGTTTGTTTTAACTCTTCTGCATTGCCAGAGACTCTTGGCAATGGTGGTATACTATTCAAGGAAAAGAATCATCAAGTTGTTGCAGGAGTTATTCATTATCTTCAGAAAAACCCACAATTAAGAGATACTATAATAACAAATCAAAAAAGAATTTTAGAGGAACAAGGTTCAGAGAAAACAAGTAAAGATTTTATTGAAAAGATACTATCTGTATTTTAA
- a CDS encoding glycosyltransferase family 4 protein: MKKKIAFVIQRYGLEVNGGSELSCRLIAERLTNDYDVEIITSKAIDYVTWKNEYTENIEVINSVTVRRFSVTSPRDNIKFDKINTRMLTQSHSIHEEYDWMENMGPHVPDLLTHLEQHKDSYDKIIYYTYLYYPTYFGIHIAPEKSIFVPTAHDEPYIYLNMFNSEFNLPKYLLFLTQEEKHFVQKRFNNAHIQNDVIGIGVDCPDELYSKQNIMEKYNLPEDYIIYAGRIDESKGCKEMLNYYMQYIENVPNAPQLVLIGKAAMDIPNNPKIRPLGFVNEKEKYSFMKYAKALIMPSQYESFSMVVIESLSLEVPVVVNAKCDVLVGHCVRSNGGLYYNNVHEFAAAIEYIIRNPEVSSQMGVNGKLYVDSNYSWDVIITKFKDAIES, from the coding sequence GTGAAGAAGAAGATAGCATTCGTAATTCAACGTTATGGATTAGAAGTAAACGGTGGTTCTGAGTTGAGCTGTAGACTTATTGCTGAGCGTTTAACTAATGATTATGACGTTGAAATTATTACTAGCAAAGCAATAGATTACGTAACTTGGAAGAACGAGTATACAGAAAATATTGAAGTTATTAATAGTGTAACTGTACGTAGATTTAGCGTAACTAGTCCTAGAGATAACATAAAATTTGATAAAATCAATACCCGAATGCTTACTCAATCCCATTCTATTCATGAAGAATACGATTGGATGGAAAATATGGGTCCACATGTACCAGATCTTCTAACTCATTTAGAACAACATAAGGACAGCTATGATAAAATCATATATTATACCTATTTATATTACCCAACCTACTTCGGTATACATATTGCGCCGGAAAAAAGTATATTTGTACCTACAGCACATGATGAACCATATATTTATTTAAATATGTTTAACTCTGAATTTAATTTACCTAAGTATCTCTTGTTTTTAACTCAAGAAGAGAAACATTTCGTTCAGAAGAGATTCAATAATGCCCATATTCAGAACGATGTCATTGGAATTGGTGTGGATTGCCCGGACGAGCTATATTCTAAACAAAATATAATGGAGAAATATAATCTTCCTGAAGATTATATTATCTATGCTGGCCGTATTGATGAATCCAAAGGTTGTAAAGAAATGCTGAACTATTATATGCAATATATTGAAAATGTTCCCAATGCTCCACAGTTGGTGCTAATAGGAAAAGCTGCTATGGATATTCCCAATAACCCTAAGATTAGACCTCTAGGGTTTGTAAATGAGAAAGAAAAATACTCATTTATGAAATATGCTAAAGCATTAATTATGCCTTCCCAATATGAATCGTTTTCTATGGTAGTTATTGAAAGTCTCTCATTGGAAGTTCCGGTAGTGGTTAACGCGAAATGTGATGTGCTCGTAGGTCACTGTGTAAGGTCCAATGGCGGATTATATTATAATAATGTACATGAGTTCGCAGCTGCAATTGAATACATTATAAGAAATCCGGAAGTTTCCTCTCAGATGGGCGTCAACGGAAAGTTGTATGTTGATAGCAATTATTCATGGGATGTTATAATAACAAAGTTCAAGGATGCGATAGAAAGCTAA
- a CDS encoding EamA family transporter, which yields MLKMFVMIFIIVLTGVGGPPLIKLGAMRETNRINSIMSGDILSVFYVLINPYIFLGLVLYFVSAVTWIVILSKYQLSFVSPLLSVNYIFSLIVGYYLFQEPVNMARIIGAVIITIGVVIMTLKG from the coding sequence ATGCTAAAGATGTTTGTTATGATTTTCATCATTGTTTTAACTGGTGTTGGAGGACCTCCTTTAATTAAGCTTGGAGCTATGAGAGAGACTAATAGGATTAATTCAATAATGAGTGGAGATATATTATCTGTCTTTTATGTGTTAATTAATCCTTATATTTTCTTGGGACTGGTACTTTACTTTGTAAGTGCTGTAACTTGGATTGTAATTCTATCTAAATATCAACTGAGTTTTGTAAGTCCTTTGTTATCAGTTAATTATATATTTTCGTTGATTGTAGGTTATTACTTATTTCAAGAACCGGTTAACATGGCTAGAATTATTGGAGCTGTAATAATAACTATCGGTGTTGTAATTATGACATTAAAGGGTTAG
- a CDS encoding glycosyltransferase, which produces MKILIVLNYYYPYISGLSECARSLAEELAKDHDVTVLTAKHEENLSNTEHINGVKVVRADILFKISKGYISPAYLKLFAKLQKEADIVNLHLPMIESGILSMLTEKHKLYITYQCDIHLTKSTLNQLITKVMDKSSSVALNRANKVIISSSDYAENSRFLPKFAEKLIEIQPTSPTYEKLLNHHDNINKSKEKLRIGFCGRIVEEKGIDVLLRAAPKLKEVFPNLEIEIVGDYKSVAGGSVYTELKANIGWDESYVHFTGRLSDSEILNFYRSIDIFVLPSINSLEAFGMVQIEAMLAGVPVVATNLPGVREIVGNTKMGEIVEPKDVNDLTNKIITVLQNKNQYVKPTSYINSLYGVESAKNKYIQMFKDNNQFYSQEIN; this is translated from the coding sequence ATGAAAATATTAATAGTGTTAAATTACTATTATCCTTATATAAGTGGGTTATCTGAATGTGCTCGTTCATTAGCAGAAGAGCTTGCCAAAGATCACGATGTTACGGTATTAACGGCTAAGCATGAGGAAAACCTAAGTAACACCGAGCATATTAACGGTGTAAAAGTGGTTAGGGCAGATATTTTATTTAAGATAAGTAAAGGATATATCAGCCCTGCATACCTAAAGTTATTCGCAAAGTTACAGAAAGAGGCGGATATAGTAAATTTACATTTACCTATGATAGAATCTGGAATTTTAAGTATGCTAACTGAGAAACATAAACTTTATATTACATATCAATGTGATATCCACTTAACTAAATCAACGCTTAATCAACTTATAACAAAAGTAATGGATAAATCATCGTCTGTTGCGTTGAATAGGGCAAATAAAGTAATTATCTCAAGTAGTGACTATGCTGAAAATTCAAGATTTCTTCCTAAATTTGCAGAGAAATTAATTGAAATTCAACCTACATCTCCTACTTATGAGAAATTATTAAACCATCATGACAATATAAACAAATCTAAAGAAAAACTTCGTATAGGTTTCTGTGGTAGGATAGTAGAGGAGAAGGGGATAGATGTATTATTAAGAGCAGCCCCTAAGCTTAAAGAAGTATTTCCAAATTTGGAAATTGAAATAGTTGGTGATTACAAAAGCGTTGCAGGCGGTAGTGTTTATACGGAATTGAAGGCTAACATAGGATGGGATGAAAGCTATGTACATTTCACAGGCCGCTTATCAGATAGTGAAATCTTAAACTTTTATCGATCAATTGATATATTTGTATTACCTAGTATTAATTCTCTCGAGGCTTTTGGAATGGTACAGATAGAGGCCATGCTTGCAGGGGTTCCGGTAGTGGCAACGAATTTACCTGGGGTAAGAGAAATTGTAGGGAACACAAAGATGGGAGAGATTGTAGAGCCCAAAGATGTTAATGATTTAACCAATAAAATTATTACAGTATTACAAAATAAGAATCAGTACGTTAAACCTACAAGTTATATTAACTCATTGTATGGTGTAGAGAGTGCAAAGAATAAATATATTCAAATGTTTAAAGATAATAATCAATTTTATTCACAGGAGATAAACTAA
- a CDS encoding divergent PAP2 family protein — translation MPYFLVPLVAWFVAGVLKFAINAIQHGSDAKKLIGNGGFPSNHTTVITSITSLIGLNEGWYDPAFGLGIAVLMIVIFDASGIRRQVGYHATYLNTKDNEAGLRERVGHSKIEIAGGLILGILISLGFHICF, via the coding sequence ATGCCGTATTTCCTAGTTCCGCTCGTTGCTTGGTTTGTTGCCGGAGTTCTTAAATTTGCTATTAATGCTATACAACATGGCTCGGACGCAAAGAAATTAATTGGAAATGGTGGCTTCCCAAGTAATCATACAACTGTAATTACCTCCATAACTTCATTAATTGGTTTAAACGAAGGTTGGTATGACCCCGCATTCGGACTTGGCATTGCTGTACTAATGATTGTAATATTTGATGCCAGCGGTATAAGAAGACAAGTTGGGTACCATGCAACCTATTTGAACACAAAGGATAATGAAGCCGGATTAAGAGAAAGAGTCGGACATAGCAAAATAGAGATAGCGGGCGGATTGATATTGGGAATTTTAATATCACTCGGTTTTCATATTTGTTTTTAG
- a CDS encoding decaprenyl-phosphate phosphoribosyltransferase, translated as MNRVMVAAKKNQANMMLNLLLEMRPKQWTKNILVFASALFSGNIFLTSTFINAFLAFIAFSFISSTVYIINDIVDIEKDRQHPDKCKRPLASGALSVPAAVTSAIFLCFISLTIAFLINTEVLFIVMLYFIINLFYTLRLKHVVLIDVMIIASGFVLRAVCGAFATGGVITSWFILCILGLSLFLALGKRRHELVLFNDIPEKQRKVLQHYSVELLDQLMTVITGLLLMFFSMYAASQESGMMYTIPLAIYGVFRYYYLIHKKNGGGKPEEILLNDKHILATVIMFGLVVVLIKTQL; from the coding sequence ATGAATAGAGTAATGGTTGCTGCTAAAAAGAATCAAGCCAATATGATGCTAAATTTACTTTTAGAGATGCGTCCGAAACAATGGACAAAGAACATCTTGGTGTTCGCATCTGCACTATTTTCAGGAAACATATTTCTAACTTCCACTTTTATTAATGCATTTTTAGCATTTATAGCATTTTCATTCATTTCTAGTACGGTTTATATAATTAATGATATTGTGGATATCGAGAAAGACCGCCAACATCCAGATAAATGTAAACGTCCGTTAGCTTCAGGTGCATTATCTGTTCCTGCTGCAGTGACTTCAGCAATTTTCTTATGTTTTATTTCTCTAACTATTGCATTCTTAATAAATACAGAAGTTCTTTTCATTGTTATGCTTTATTTCATTATTAATCTGTTTTATACGCTCAGATTAAAGCATGTAGTATTAATTGATGTGATGATAATAGCTTCAGGATTTGTCTTAAGAGCAGTATGTGGAGCCTTTGCAACCGGTGGGGTAATAACATCATGGTTTATTCTTTGCATACTTGGTCTATCGCTCTTTTTAGCATTGGGTAAAAGAAGGCATGAATTAGTTTTGTTTAATGACATTCCTGAGAAGCAAAGGAAAGTTCTGCAGCATTATAGTGTAGAGTTACTTGATCAACTTATGACTGTTATAACAGGACTGTTATTGATGTTCTTCTCTATGTATGCTGCATCTCAAGAATCTGGAATGATGTACACAATTCCATTGGCAATTTATGGGGTATTTCGCTATTATTATCTTATTCATAAGAAGAATGGTGGAGGAAAGCCTGAAGAAATACTACTTAACGATAAACATATTCTAGCGACTGTTATTATGTTCGGTCTAGTTGTGGTTCTGATTAAGACACAATTATAA
- a CDS encoding sugar phosphate nucleotidyltransferase translates to MKGVILAGGTGSRLYPLTKVTNKHLLPVGKYPMIFHSISKLKEAGIIDILVVTGKDHMGDVVNLLGSGASMGTNFTYKVQDEAGGIAQALSLAEQFVCGDQMVVILGDNVFSESITSFVNNFAEQEVGAKILIQEVHDPGRYGVTELQGDKIISIEEKPQKPKSNFAVTGIYMYDSRVFEIIKTLKPSGRGELEITDVNNAYISDNQLTYDILTGWWTDAGTHASLSKANELAYELSFGEEFGKLKL, encoded by the coding sequence ATGAAAGGAGTCATACTAGCAGGCGGAACAGGATCGAGATTATATCCTCTGACTAAAGTAACCAATAAACATCTGCTTCCTGTAGGTAAGTATCCTATGATCTTTCATAGTATCTCCAAGCTAAAGGAAGCTGGCATTATTGATATTCTAGTTGTTACCGGAAAAGACCATATGGGCGACGTAGTGAATTTGCTGGGCAGCGGGGCTTCCATGGGGACAAATTTTACATATAAGGTTCAGGATGAAGCTGGAGGTATTGCCCAAGCATTGAGCTTGGCCGAGCAATTTGTCTGCGGTGATCAAATGGTAGTTATTCTGGGTGACAATGTCTTCTCAGAGTCAATAACTTCCTTCGTGAACAATTTTGCTGAACAAGAAGTTGGTGCTAAGATCTTGATTCAGGAAGTACATGACCCCGGACGGTACGGAGTTACTGAACTGCAAGGTGATAAAATTATCTCCATCGAAGAAAAACCGCAGAAGCCTAAGAGTAACTTCGCGGTGACCGGCATATATATGTATGATAGCCGTGTGTTCGAGATCATCAAGACATTGAAACCTTCAGGTCGCGGAGAATTGGAGATAACGGACGTTAATAATGCTTATATTTCTGATAACCAACTTACGTACGATATCCTTACTGGATGGTGGACGGATGCGGGAACGCATGCCTCCTTATCTAAGGCCAATGAACTTGCCTATGAACTTTCTTTTGGTGAAGAATTTGGGAAACTTAAACTATAA
- the rfbC gene encoding dTDP-4-dehydrorhamnose 3,5-epimerase produces the protein MNVIQTKLAGVLIIEPAVFEDHRGFFLESYTSHKFADVGINMTFIQDNHSLSVEPGVLRGLHYQLAPKAQTKLVRVAKGAIYDVAVDIRKESSTYGQWVGVILSEANKRQLLVPRGFAHGFCTIVPNTEVLYKVDEVYSPEHDRGIAWNDPSLNIDWPTLNPILSDKDQKHPLMKDAETF, from the coding sequence ATGAATGTAATCCAAACGAAGCTTGCTGGCGTACTAATTATTGAGCCGGCTGTATTCGAGGATCATCGTGGCTTTTTTCTGGAAAGTTACACGAGTCATAAGTTTGCGGATGTTGGAATTAACATGACTTTTATTCAAGATAATCACTCACTCTCTGTTGAACCAGGCGTATTGCGTGGACTACACTATCAATTAGCACCGAAAGCACAAACTAAATTAGTTCGTGTTGCTAAAGGCGCAATTTATGATGTGGCAGTGGATATACGCAAAGAATCGTCAACCTATGGTCAATGGGTAGGTGTTATTCTTAGTGAAGCCAATAAACGGCAACTGCTTGTTCCTCGCGGGTTCGCTCATGGATTCTGTACCATTGTTCCTAATACAGAGGTTCTGTATAAGGTAGATGAGGTCTACTCTCCAGAACATGACCGAGGAATTGCCTGGAACGACCCATCCTTGAATATTGATTGGCCAACGTTGAATCCAATTCTTTCCGATAAAGATCAGAAACACCCCCTGATGAAAGATGCGGAGACTTTTTAG
- the rfbB gene encoding dTDP-glucose 4,6-dehydratase produces MNILVTGGAGFIGSNFVIYMLNKYENYNIINLDALTYAGNLENLQSVANHPNYTFVKGDIADKELVERIFAKGVDYVVHFAAESHVDRSIEGPEVFVMTNVMGTQVLLDAAKKHNVKKFVHVSTDEVYGTLGETGLFTEETPLAPNSPYSASKAGSDLLVRAYHETFGLPVNITRCSNNYGPYQFPEKLIPLMIANALADKSLPVYGDGMNVRDWLFVEDHCSAIDLVLHQGKNGEVYNVGGNNERPNIDIVKTILQQLGKPDSLIQYVQDRLGHDRRYGIDATKITNELGWKPKHNFDTGIEYTIQWYLDNQEWWNRILTGEYQQVNP; encoded by the coding sequence ATGAATATTCTAGTCACCGGCGGTGCCGGATTTATAGGCAGTAACTTTGTTATTTACATGCTGAACAAGTACGAGAACTACAACATCATCAACCTGGATGCGTTGACGTATGCAGGTAACTTGGAGAACCTGCAGTCTGTTGCTAATCACCCGAACTACACGTTCGTCAAAGGCGATATCGCGGACAAAGAGCTAGTTGAGCGGATTTTTGCCAAAGGTGTAGACTATGTAGTTCACTTTGCTGCGGAATCGCACGTGGATCGCAGTATTGAAGGTCCTGAAGTGTTCGTCATGACGAATGTGATGGGAACGCAAGTGTTGCTGGATGCGGCAAAGAAACACAATGTGAAGAAATTTGTCCATGTGAGCACGGATGAAGTGTACGGAACGCTGGGTGAAACGGGTTTGTTCACGGAAGAGACGCCTTTGGCGCCAAATTCTCCGTATTCCGCGAGTAAAGCAGGCTCCGACCTGTTGGTTCGCGCTTACCACGAAACTTTCGGTCTGCCTGTTAATATCACACGTTGTTCGAACAACTATGGACCTTACCAGTTCCCTGAGAAGTTAATTCCACTTATGATTGCAAATGCACTAGCGGATAAATCGTTGCCAGTGTATGGCGACGGCATGAATGTGCGTGACTGGTTGTTTGTCGAGGACCATTGCAGCGCAATTGATTTGGTTCTTCACCAAGGGAAGAACGGTGAAGTATACAATGTCGGCGGGAACAATGAGCGTCCTAATATTGATATTGTAAAGACGATTCTACAACAATTAGGGAAGCCGGACAGTCTGATTCAATATGTACAAGATCGTCTTGGACATGACCGCCGTTACGGCATCGATGCGACCAAGATTACGAACGAGCTTGGCTGGAAGCCGAAGCATAATTTCGACACAGGCATTGAATATACTATTCAATGGTACCTGGACAATCAAGAGTGGTGGAACCGGATCCTTACCGGCGAATACCAACAGGTGAACCCGTAA
- the rfbD gene encoding dTDP-4-dehydrorhamnose reductase, producing the protein MKVLVTGANGQLGQDVVLLFRKDHEVLGLGRDGLDITNADQVRTQVLAFHPDVIIHCAAYTAVDLAETEVVQAYAVNAVGTRNLAVAAQEVGAKICYISTDYVFNGTGTQPYREYDNTDPQSVYGASKRAGEILTQTLNHRYFIVRTSWVYGEYGNNFVKTMLKFGRERDELKVVHDQIGSPTYTVDLAQFLLELVQTDKFGVYHASNTGACSWFEFAQAIFEEASIEVRTVPCTTEEFPRPAKRPSNSVMEHLSIRTNGLTDLRPWREALRDFLSQHKG; encoded by the coding sequence ATGAAGGTTCTGGTTACTGGTGCAAACGGTCAATTGGGGCAGGATGTGGTCCTGCTGTTTAGGAAGGACCATGAAGTGCTGGGGCTCGGACGAGACGGTTTGGATATCACCAACGCGGATCAGGTTAGGACGCAAGTCCTTGCCTTCCATCCCGATGTGATCATCCACTGCGCAGCCTATACGGCGGTTGATCTGGCGGAAACCGAGGTAGTTCAAGCTTACGCGGTGAATGCGGTCGGTACGCGGAATTTGGCCGTGGCTGCGCAAGAAGTCGGAGCCAAGATCTGTTACATCAGCACGGACTACGTGTTTAACGGAACGGGAACCCAGCCTTACCGCGAGTATGACAATACAGACCCGCAAAGTGTCTACGGCGCAAGCAAACGCGCAGGGGAAATCCTTACCCAAACCCTCAACCACCGATATTTCATCGTACGCACCTCATGGGTGTACGGCGAATACGGCAACAATTTCGTGAAGACGATGTTGAAATTTGGTCGTGAACGCGACGAGCTAAAAGTCGTCCATGATCAAATAGGTTCGCCTACCTACACGGTGGACTTAGCGCAATTCTTGCTGGAACTGGTGCAAACCGACAAGTTCGGCGTATACCATGCTTCCAACACCGGGGCTTGTTCCTGGTTTGAGTTCGCTCAAGCGATTTTCGAGGAAGCATCCATTGAAGTACGTACCGTTCCATGCACGACCGAGGAGTTCCCTCGACCGGCCAAACGCCCGTCCAATTCCGTGATGGAGCACCTGTCGATCCGCACAAATGGACTCACAGACTTGAGACCATGGAGAGAAGCGCTTCGCGACTTCCTATCCCAACACAAAGGATAA
- a CDS encoding glycosyltransferase family 2 protein: protein MKLSVHIVTYNSAEDINDCLQAVFKQTYPIREIIIIDNASTDGTKEQLQKYRERCRVSINSSNVGFAQGHNQAIQLSNADYYLVLNPDVVLHPDYLYHLMKIVENNPAVGSLTGKLLSAEHPDLIDSTGLDIKASRRCFDRGQGQPEANFNEPAEVFGVSGAAALYSRAMVEDISWKGEFFDETFFAYKEDIDVAWRAQIRGWTSRYVPEATAHHERGWKPKSRNSRPLFIRKYSYINRYQMMLKNESPLYMLRGAFRILPFEIASFGYMLLKEPQVLGAWVDLVRNIPEILEKRRHLMRGRKRGWKEIYRFFT from the coding sequence ATGAAACTTAGTGTTCATATTGTTACCTACAACAGCGCAGAAGATATTAACGACTGCTTGCAAGCGGTGTTCAAACAAACGTATCCGATCCGGGAGATCATCATCATCGATAATGCTTCCACCGACGGGACGAAGGAGCAGCTTCAGAAGTACAGGGAACGCTGCAGGGTGAGCATCAATTCCAGCAATGTCGGGTTCGCCCAAGGTCACAACCAGGCGATCCAACTGTCCAACGCCGATTATTACTTGGTTCTTAATCCGGATGTGGTTCTGCATCCGGATTACCTTTATCATCTTATGAAAATCGTTGAAAACAACCCAGCCGTCGGCAGCCTCACCGGCAAGTTATTGTCCGCGGAACACCCCGATTTGATCGACAGCACCGGCCTCGATATCAAGGCCTCCCGCCGTTGCTTCGACCGCGGCCAAGGCCAGCCGGAAGCGAACTTTAACGAACCCGCCGAGGTATTCGGGGTATCCGGAGCCGCTGCACTTTACAGCCGCGCGATGGTGGAGGATATCAGCTGGAAGGGGGAGTTTTTTGACGAGACCTTTTTTGCCTATAAAGAAGACATTGATGTGGCCTGGAGAGCGCAAATTCGCGGATGGACCTCCCGTTACGTTCCTGAAGCAACCGCTCATCATGAGCGTGGGTGGAAGCCTAAATCCCGAAACTCCAGACCGCTTTTTATACGGAAATACTCCTATATCAATCGGTACCAAATGATGCTCAAAAACGAATCCCCGCTCTACATGCTCAGAGGAGCGTTCCGAATCCTGCCTTTTGAAATCGCAAGCTTCGGTTATATGCTTCTGAAGGAGCCGCAAGTGTTAGGGGCTTGGGTGGATCTGGTGCGCAACATTCCGGAAATCCTGGAGAAACGCAGGCATCTGATGCGGGGCCGTAAACGGGGCTGGAAGGAAATCTATCGATTTTTTACATAA